The Vibrio tasmaniensis genome includes a region encoding these proteins:
- a CDS encoding DEAD/DEAH box helicase has translation MPFSKLGLSSPIVKAVAKQGYEKPTSIQEKAIPIVLSGKNLIAAAQTGTGKTASFVLPILEMLSKGETQRKKRIRAVILTPTRELAIQVEQNITKYAKFLNLTSLAMYGGVSYQHQKDRLIEGVDILVATPGRLIDMYGQRAVHFDEVEVLVLDEADRMLDMGFIEDINKIIARLPQNIQNLLFSATLSTPVRALAKSAISEAEEISIAKTDASKANIEQWLVTVDKDRKSALLSHMITDGEWDQALIFIETKHGAAKLVAQLEKRGIEAEAFHSGRSQAIREKILADFKKGRLKYLVATGVAARGIDIDNLSRVVNYDIPFPADDYVHRIGRTGRADASGEAISFLSKDNFKNLCIIEKRLGHLIERRVVEGFEPRKEVPISVLNFVPKKKREQQQD, from the coding sequence ATGCCATTTTCCAAGCTTGGATTAAGCTCACCTATTGTTAAAGCCGTTGCAAAACAAGGCTATGAAAAGCCAACTTCGATTCAAGAAAAAGCAATTCCGATTGTGCTTTCTGGTAAGAACCTAATTGCTGCTGCACAAACAGGTACAGGTAAAACTGCGAGCTTTGTTCTCCCTATCTTAGAAATGCTAAGTAAAGGTGAAACACAACGTAAAAAACGTATTCGTGCTGTTATTCTGACACCAACTCGTGAGCTTGCGATTCAGGTTGAACAGAACATTACTAAGTACGCAAAATTCCTAAACCTAACATCACTAGCGATGTACGGTGGCGTGTCTTACCAACACCAGAAAGACCGTTTGATTGAAGGTGTTGATATTCTGGTTGCAACTCCAGGTCGCTTGATCGACATGTACGGACAACGTGCCGTTCACTTTGATGAAGTTGAAGTATTGGTTCTTGATGAAGCAGACCGCATGCTAGACATGGGTTTCATCGAAGACATCAACAAGATCATCGCGCGTTTGCCACAAAACATTCAAAACCTGTTGTTCTCAGCAACGCTATCAACGCCAGTTCGAGCGCTAGCGAAAAGCGCAATCAGTGAAGCAGAAGAGATTTCAATTGCCAAAACTGACGCTTCTAAAGCGAACATCGAACAATGGCTAGTTACTGTAGATAAAGACCGCAAATCTGCACTTTTAAGCCACATGATCACTGACGGCGAGTGGGACCAAGCGCTTATCTTTATCGAGACTAAGCACGGCGCGGCTAAGTTGGTTGCTCAACTTGAAAAGCGTGGTATCGAAGCGGAAGCTTTCCACAGTGGACGTAGCCAAGCGATTCGTGAAAAGATTCTGGCTGATTTCAAAAAAGGTCGTCTGAAATATCTAGTTGCAACAGGTGTTGCTGCTCGTGGTATCGATATTGATAACCTAAGCCGCGTAGTGAACTACGACATCCCATTCCCAGCGGACGACTATGTTCACCGTATTGGCCGTACAGGCCGTGCTGATGCATCTGGTGAAGCGATCTCTTTCCTATCGAAAGATAACTTCAAGAACCTGTGTATCATTGAAAAACGTCTTGGTCACTTGATTGAGCGTCGCGTTGTTGAAGGTTTCGAGCCACGCAAAGAAGTACCAATTTCAGTATTGAACTTCGTGCCTAAGAAGAAAAGAGAACAGCAACAAGACTAA
- the bluB gene encoding 5,6-dimethylbenzimidazole synthase yields MEITPNERDAVYKTIFSRRDVRGQFLPDEIPEDVLMRVLTAAHHAPSVGFMQPWDFVVVRDIETKQQIKAGFNQAHAESAEMFTDEKQAMYKRLKLEGIVESPIGICVTCDRNRTGKVVLGRTIKQEMDLYSTVCAVQNLWLAARAENLGLGWVSILHDSTLRDALDIPENIDIVAYLCIGYVDHFKDKPELETMGWLPRRDVNSAIHEGKWSPSKTE; encoded by the coding sequence ATGGAAATTACGCCGAATGAACGCGATGCAGTATATAAAACGATTTTTTCTCGCCGAGATGTTCGTGGTCAGTTTCTTCCTGATGAGATCCCGGAAGACGTTTTGATGCGTGTGCTAACCGCAGCGCACCATGCTCCTAGTGTTGGTTTTATGCAGCCTTGGGATTTTGTTGTTGTCCGTGATATCGAAACTAAGCAACAAATTAAAGCGGGCTTCAATCAAGCGCATGCTGAATCGGCAGAAATGTTTACCGATGAAAAGCAAGCAATGTACAAGCGTCTAAAGCTTGAAGGCATTGTTGAATCGCCTATCGGTATCTGCGTCACTTGCGACCGTAATCGAACCGGAAAAGTTGTGTTAGGTAGAACCATCAAACAAGAGATGGATCTATACAGCACCGTGTGTGCAGTTCAAAACCTGTGGCTAGCAGCAAGAGCCGAAAACCTAGGATTAGGTTGGGTGAGTATTCTTCACGACTCAACACTGCGAGACGCATTAGATATCCCAGAAAACATCGATATCGTGGCGTATCTGTGTATTGGTTACGTTGACCACTTCAAAGATAAGCCCGAACTTGAAACCATGGGCTGGCTACCAAGAAGAGACGTCAATTCAGCGATTCATGAAGGGAAGTGGAGCCCTAGTAAAACGGAGTGA
- a CDS encoding ABC transporter substrate-binding protein yields MNDANLRRLQQLIAKYEIGEEYHLTIDDLEHSLSTSRRNTSIILKCLSEYRWICWIPSKGRGKLSQFRILVSFPEALEQVLALQLEQGGFNVIPRLLESYGDAAIKALTLATEKHSLFNQQHDHLLITQYPWVDNLEPAKTYRTAEHHILRSLYNTLLVQDHDGNPQASLAHHWKMEGRFLHFWLRPNVLFHDGETLTAKDVAQCLLQLKNIEGPVQSLFDQVSDVQVVGDKQLTIELTYANPMFLYALTSPHASIYRRKRIYFSSGRSAYIGTGPFSLDDWSEECLVLKRHRGYFAQNALLEQVTLTDIEGLNDHTLSFNKSGVAEETTINALSYLAVNRRENSGITPEELDRLVSFIKSSSKEFDADMVTDDLSFSPSELTRSNLIPVLTGAVVLTRPKMTIPLLQDMADWLLQTIVKTGVTVEIVELPNISDPSSMSELADLLFIEEIIEQPADYGLYDWLLASSGLRFIFNNYEMKAHCERVRVAVSGENPMSDLKEIEDSLYQQKLLCPLFHGKEKVFNSVEVHGVEINQTGYSDFYKLWIASSEK; encoded by the coding sequence ATGAACGACGCTAACTTACGTAGACTTCAACAACTTATTGCAAAGTATGAAATAGGTGAAGAGTATCATCTAACGATCGATGATCTCGAACACTCGCTATCGACTTCTCGCAGAAACACTTCGATCATTCTTAAATGCTTATCGGAATATCGCTGGATTTGTTGGATTCCGTCTAAAGGAAGAGGGAAGCTTAGCCAATTTAGAATTTTGGTCAGCTTTCCCGAAGCATTAGAACAAGTGTTAGCGCTTCAGTTAGAACAGGGGGGCTTTAATGTTATTCCCCGTCTTCTAGAAAGCTATGGTGATGCGGCAATAAAGGCACTGACGCTAGCGACTGAAAAACATAGTCTGTTCAATCAACAACATGACCATTTACTGATCACTCAATATCCGTGGGTCGATAACCTTGAGCCAGCAAAAACATACCGAACTGCTGAACATCACATCTTAAGAAGCCTCTACAATACGCTACTAGTCCAAGATCATGATGGAAATCCCCAAGCGAGCCTCGCGCACCATTGGAAGATGGAAGGGCGCTTTCTGCATTTTTGGTTGAGACCGAATGTGTTATTCCATGACGGTGAAACTTTAACAGCCAAAGATGTTGCTCAATGTTTGTTGCAGCTAAAAAATATTGAAGGTCCGGTACAGTCTTTATTTGATCAGGTCAGTGATGTTCAAGTGGTGGGTGATAAACAACTGACTATTGAGCTGACATACGCAAACCCAATGTTTCTCTATGCTTTGACTAGTCCACACGCGTCTATTTATCGTCGCAAGCGTATTTATTTTTCGAGTGGCCGCAGTGCCTATATCGGAACAGGACCTTTCTCATTGGATGATTGGAGCGAAGAGTGTTTGGTTCTTAAACGTCACCGAGGTTACTTTGCTCAAAATGCCTTGTTAGAACAGGTAACGCTCACCGACATCGAAGGCTTAAATGATCACACCCTGAGTTTCAATAAATCGGGTGTTGCGGAAGAAACCACTATTAATGCTCTTTCGTACCTTGCGGTTAATCGTAGAGAAAACTCAGGCATAACCCCTGAAGAACTCGACAGGCTGGTATCGTTTATCAAGTCCAGCAGTAAAGAGTTTGATGCTGATATGGTGACGGATGACTTGTCTTTTTCACCTAGCGAATTAACGCGCAGTAATCTCATTCCTGTTTTGACGGGGGCAGTTGTATTAACGCGACCTAAAATGACGATTCCTTTGCTTCAAGATATGGCGGACTGGCTCCTTCAAACGATTGTAAAGACTGGCGTGACGGTTGAAATCGTTGAGCTTCCTAATATTAGTGATCCTAGCTCAATGAGTGAGTTGGCAGACTTGTTATTTATTGAAGAAATTATCGAACAGCCAGCCGATTATGGTCTTTACGATTGGTTACTTGCTTCCTCTGGACTTAGATTTATTTTCAACAATTATGAGATGAAGGCGCATTGCGAGAGAGTTAGAGTTGCTGTGAGTGGCGAGAACCCAATGAGCGACTTGAAAGAGATTGAAGATTCGCTTTATCAACAGAAGTTACTTTGTCCGTTATTTCACGGTAAAGAGAAGGTTTTTAATAGTGTTGAGGTTCATGGCGTAGAGATTAACCAAACCGGTTATAGTGATTTTTATAAGCTTTGGATAGCTTCGAGCGAGAAGTAA
- a CDS encoding NAD(P)/FAD-dependent oxidoreductase has translation MIRLTEIKLPLDHEESAIQDAIEAKLGINSDQVLSFNIFKRGYDARKKSKILLIYTLDVLVENEAELLEQFISDPHVKVTPDMEYKFVAKAVENQTERPVVIGFGPCGLFAGLVLAQMGFNPIIVERGKEVRERTKDTFGFWRKRTLNTESNVQFGEGGAGTFSDGKLYSQVKDPKHYGRKVIEEFVAAGAPEEILYVSKPHIGTFKLVTMIEKMRASIIELGGEIRFSTRVDDVHMEDGQITGLTLSNGEEIKSRHVVLAVGHSARDTFEMLHERGVYMEAKPFSVGFRIEHKQAMIDEARFGKNAGNPILGAADYKLVHHCKNGRTVYSFCMCPGGTVVAATSEEGRVVTNGMSQYSRAERNANSAIVVGIDPERDYPGDALAGIRLQRELESAAYVLGGENYDAPAQKIGDFLKGRDPSEIGEVKPSFTPGIHLTDISKALPDFAIEAIREAIPAFEKKIKGFSTPDGLLTGVETRTSSPVCIKRGKDYQSINLKGFFPAGEGAGYAGGILSAGIDGIKAAEALALSMVEQNQAEKIEIA, from the coding sequence ATGATACGTTTAACCGAAATTAAACTCCCTCTAGACCACGAAGAATCAGCCATTCAAGACGCTATTGAAGCAAAGCTTGGCATTAATTCTGATCAGGTACTTTCTTTTAATATCTTTAAACGTGGCTACGATGCTCGTAAGAAATCAAAAATCTTACTTATCTACACGCTTGATGTTCTAGTTGAAAACGAAGCTGAGTTGTTAGAGCAGTTCATTAGCGACCCGCACGTAAAAGTGACTCCTGACATGGAGTACAAATTCGTGGCTAAAGCGGTTGAGAACCAAACTGAGCGCCCTGTCGTTATCGGTTTTGGCCCTTGTGGTTTGTTCGCAGGCCTAGTGCTTGCTCAAATGGGCTTCAATCCAATCATCGTTGAGCGTGGTAAAGAAGTTCGTGAACGTACGAAAGATACCTTTGGTTTCTGGCGTAAGCGTACACTGAACACTGAATCAAACGTACAGTTTGGTGAAGGCGGCGCAGGTACATTCTCAGACGGTAAGCTTTACAGCCAAGTTAAAGATCCAAAGCACTACGGCCGCAAAGTAATCGAAGAATTCGTTGCTGCAGGTGCACCTGAAGAAATCCTATACGTAAGTAAGCCGCACATCGGTACCTTTAAACTGGTTACCATGATCGAGAAGATGCGTGCTTCTATCATTGAGCTAGGTGGCGAAATCCGATTCAGCACTCGCGTTGATGACGTTCACATGGAAGACGGTCAAATCACTGGTTTGACGCTTTCTAACGGTGAAGAGATCAAATCTCGCCACGTTGTACTGGCTGTTGGCCATAGTGCTCGTGATACGTTTGAAATGCTGCACGAACGTGGCGTTTACATGGAAGCTAAGCCTTTCTCTGTTGGTTTCCGTATCGAACATAAGCAAGCGATGATCGATGAAGCTCGCTTCGGTAAAAACGCAGGTAATCCTATCTTAGGTGCAGCGGACTACAAATTAGTACACCACTGTAAGAATGGCCGCACTGTATACAGCTTCTGTATGTGCCCGGGTGGTACTGTGGTTGCCGCGACTTCTGAAGAAGGTCGCGTAGTAACCAACGGCATGAGCCAATACTCTCGTGCAGAACGTAACGCAAACAGTGCCATCGTTGTGGGTATCGACCCAGAGCGTGATTACCCAGGTGACGCACTAGCAGGTATCCGTTTACAACGTGAATTAGAAAGTGCCGCTTATGTTCTAGGTGGCGAGAACTACGACGCCCCTGCACAGAAAATCGGTGACTTCCTGAAAGGTCGCGATCCAAGTGAAATCGGTGAAGTAAAACCATCATTCACGCCAGGTATCCACCTAACTGATATTTCAAAAGCGCTGCCTGATTTTGCTATCGAAGCGATTCGTGAAGCAATCCCAGCGTTCGAGAAGAAGATCAAAGGTTTCTCTACGCCAGACGGCCTACTAACTGGTGTTGAGACTCGTACGTCTTCTCCTGTATGCATCAAACGTGGCAAAGACTACCAAAGCATCAACCTTAAGGGCTTCTTCCCTGCTGGTGAAGGCGCAGGCTACGCGGGTGGTATCCTATCTGCTGGTATCGACGGTATTAAAGCTGCAGAAGCGCTAGCACTGTCTATGGTAGAACAGAACCAAGCTGAGAAGATTGAGATCGCTTAG
- the fdxA gene encoding ferredoxin FdxA, with the protein MAFVVGDNCIQCKYTDCVAVCPADAFHEGPNFMVINPIECIDCGLCVPECDAQAIFQEDDLPEDQKIFIEVNAELAEIWPVQTEVKAPMDEAEKWNGVADKLAMLEK; encoded by the coding sequence ATGGCATTTGTCGTAGGCGATAACTGTATTCAATGTAAATACACAGACTGTGTGGCGGTTTGCCCCGCAGATGCGTTCCATGAAGGCCCGAATTTCATGGTAATCAACCCAATCGAATGCATTGATTGTGGTTTGTGTGTACCTGAATGCGACGCTCAAGCGATCTTCCAAGAAGATGATCTGCCAGAAGATCAAAAGATCTTTATTGAAGTGAATGCCGAACTTGCTGAGATTTGGCCAGTGCAAACTGAAGTTAAAGCACCGATGGATGAAGCTGAAAAGTGGAATGGTGTCGCTGATAAGTTGGCAATGCTAGAAAAGTAA
- a CDS encoding RNA methyltransferase, which translates to MISKNQLKLLRALGQKKQRKAHGLFLVQGEKNVLELFNSDLVVKNVFATADFLSENHASLFEFDCVEASLDDLTKASTLVSNNAAIAVVEIPTFELPEATGLMIALDGVSDPGNLGTIIRVADWYGIKHIVASSDCADPYSPKTISATMGSFGRVHVSQTDLPEYLEQANLPVYGAFLEGESVHKTEFTANGILLMGSESHGIREHAAKYVTDKITIPAFGGAESLNVAMATGIILDNMRRQHS; encoded by the coding sequence ATGATTTCAAAAAACCAATTAAAACTCCTTCGTGCTTTGGGCCAAAAGAAACAACGTAAAGCCCACGGCCTGTTTCTAGTTCAAGGTGAAAAAAACGTACTTGAGCTGTTCAATAGTGACTTAGTCGTAAAGAACGTCTTTGCTACGGCTGATTTTTTATCTGAAAATCACGCGTCACTGTTTGAGTTTGATTGTGTTGAAGCCTCGCTGGATGACCTAACCAAAGCAAGTACTTTGGTGAGTAACAACGCAGCGATTGCAGTTGTTGAGATCCCAACATTTGAACTACCAGAAGCAACAGGATTGATGATTGCGCTTGATGGAGTGTCTGATCCGGGCAACCTAGGTACGATTATTCGCGTCGCAGACTGGTATGGCATTAAGCATATCGTTGCGAGCAGCGATTGTGCAGATCCATACAGCCCGAAAACGATCAGCGCGACCATGGGCAGCTTTGGCCGAGTACACGTAAGCCAAACAGACTTACCTGAATACTTAGAGCAAGCGAACCTGCCTGTTTACGGAGCGTTCTTAGAAGGTGAAAGTGTTCATAAGACGGAATTTACTGCTAACGGCATTTTGCTGATGGGTAGCGAATCTCACGGCATTCGTGAACATGCGGCTAAATATGTGACTGATAAGATTACGATTCCAGCATTCGGTGGCGCAGAGTCTCTGAATGTAGCAATGGCGACAGGTATTATTCTCGACAACATGCGTCGTCAGCATAGCTAG
- a CDS encoding aldo/keto reductase codes for MTWGLQNTQQQADQQIEYSLSQGINFIDTAEMYAVPPSPDTYGKTEAIIGNWLSRNPQRRQELIIASKIAGPGLPWVRDGGPITGEAVIAAVDASLIRLQTDYIDLYQLHWPNRTTPHFGKHFPNHIRFSDIDRKQHEAEMLEILQALTSCIKAGKIRHVGLSDDTTWGINTYLKLSEKHDLPRMVSIQNEFSLLHAKDWPYLIENCVHEDVAYLPWSPLAAGMLSGKYIDGARPEGSRWTYMQRKGIFRDTESANEAVKGYVEVANAHGFTPSQLALAWCNQVDGVTSTIIGATTMEQLKENVAAFSKPLSEEILTDINTVFKRYPAPY; via the coding sequence ATGACTTGGGGGCTGCAGAATACGCAACAACAAGCCGACCAACAGATCGAATACTCGCTAAGCCAAGGTATCAACTTTATTGATACGGCAGAAATGTACGCAGTGCCACCTTCACCTGATACCTATGGCAAAACAGAAGCGATCATCGGCAACTGGTTGTCTCGCAATCCGCAACGCCGCCAAGAACTGATCATAGCGAGTAAAATTGCAGGGCCCGGGCTTCCTTGGGTTCGAGATGGAGGCCCTATAACAGGTGAAGCCGTAATTGCAGCAGTTGACGCATCATTAATACGTCTACAAACAGACTATATCGACCTTTACCAACTGCATTGGCCAAACCGAACGACGCCTCACTTTGGCAAGCATTTCCCGAATCATATTCGATTCAGTGACATCGACCGAAAGCAGCATGAAGCGGAGATGTTAGAGATCCTTCAAGCACTAACGAGCTGCATTAAAGCAGGGAAAATCCGTCATGTGGGTTTGTCTGATGACACCACTTGGGGTATTAACACCTATCTCAAACTGAGCGAAAAGCATGATTTACCGCGAATGGTCTCTATTCAGAATGAATTTAGCTTGCTGCACGCAAAAGATTGGCCATATTTGATTGAGAACTGTGTGCATGAAGATGTCGCTTATCTGCCATGGTCACCTTTAGCTGCAGGCATGTTAAGTGGAAAGTACATCGATGGCGCAAGACCAGAAGGCAGCCGCTGGACTTACATGCAACGCAAAGGCATTTTCCGCGACACTGAGTCGGCTAATGAAGCCGTAAAAGGATATGTCGAAGTTGCGAACGCTCACGGATTTACACCGAGCCAACTAGCATTAGCGTGGTGTAACCAAGTTGATGGTGTCACCTCCACTATTATTGGCGCAACCACCATGGAACAACTGAAAGAGAACGTGGCAGCATTCAGCAAACCACTGTCAGAAGAGATCCTTACCGATATCAACACAGTGTTTAAGCGCTACCCTGCCCCATATTAA
- the pepT gene encoding peptidase T, which translates to MEKLVERFLNYVTFDTKSDPSNQHCPSSPGQITFAEALKLELIALDLVDVSLDENGYLMAKLPSNVDYPVPAIGFVAHMDTAPDASGANVKPQVIKDYQGGTIELGTSGECLNPSQYPDLDALHGHDLITTDGTTLLGADNKAGIAEIISAIAYLKANPDIKHGDICIGFTPDEEIGRGANLFDVEKFGAEWAYTIDGGPVGELEFENFNATSADVICHGVNVHPGTAKGKMVNSMNIAAQFQLMMPAQETPECTEGYEGFYHLKSAEMGVARSELGYIIRDFEREGAEARKTFMQQKVDELNERLEKGRVELVLTDSYFNMKEMVEPHQHIIELAKQAMIECDVEPMIKPIRGGTDGARLSFMGLPCPNIFTGGYNFHGIHEFITIQGMEQAVKVIVELSQRTATHYQK; encoded by the coding sequence ATGGAAAAGCTTGTAGAACGTTTTCTGAATTACGTTACTTTTGATACCAAATCCGATCCTTCTAATCAGCATTGCCCAAGTTCACCGGGTCAAATTACGTTTGCTGAAGCCTTAAAGTTAGAATTGATCGCATTAGACTTAGTTGATGTTTCTTTAGATGAAAATGGCTATTTGATGGCGAAACTGCCGTCGAATGTTGATTATCCAGTGCCTGCTATTGGCTTTGTGGCGCATATGGATACCGCTCCTGACGCATCAGGCGCGAACGTGAAACCTCAAGTAATTAAAGATTATCAAGGTGGAACGATTGAATTGGGTACAAGTGGCGAATGCTTAAATCCTAGCCAATATCCAGATCTTGATGCTTTGCATGGCCATGACCTCATCACTACCGATGGCACAACTCTGCTTGGTGCCGATAACAAAGCGGGCATCGCTGAAATCATCAGTGCGATTGCTTACCTGAAAGCGAATCCAGACATCAAACACGGCGACATTTGTATTGGCTTCACACCGGATGAAGAGATTGGCCGCGGTGCGAACCTGTTTGACGTTGAAAAATTTGGCGCCGAGTGGGCGTACACCATCGATGGTGGTCCAGTAGGGGAGTTGGAATTTGAGAACTTTAATGCCACGAGCGCTGATGTTATCTGTCATGGCGTGAACGTTCACCCGGGTACCGCAAAAGGTAAAATGGTGAACTCAATGAACATCGCGGCGCAATTCCAATTGATGATGCCAGCGCAAGAGACACCTGAGTGCACAGAAGGTTATGAAGGTTTTTATCATTTGAAATCGGCTGAAATGGGTGTCGCACGTTCTGAACTGGGTTACATCATCCGTGATTTTGAACGTGAGGGTGCAGAAGCGCGTAAGACATTCATGCAACAGAAAGTGGACGAACTGAATGAGCGCCTAGAGAAAGGCCGCGTTGAGTTGGTGCTAACCGATAGCTACTTCAATATGAAAGAGATGGTTGAACCGCATCAACATATTATCGAGTTGGCCAAGCAAGCGATGATTGAGTGCGATGTAGAGCCAATGATCAAGCCGATCCGAGGCGGTACAGATGGCGCTCGCTTATCTTTCATGGGGCTACCATGTCCGAATATCTTTACTGGTGGCTACAACTTCCACGGTATTCATGA